Proteins from a single region of Streptomyces griseiscabiei:
- a CDS encoding PAC2 family protein, whose product MIELEGVPELIDPVMVAAFEGWNDAGDAASTAVAHLDREWKGEVFAALDAEDYYDFQVNRPTVWLDGGVRKITWPTTRLSVVRIGGDKPRDLVLVRGIEPSMRWRSFCNELLGFAHELGVELVVIMGALLGDTPHTRPVPVSGVTSDPDLAQRMDLEETKYEGPTGIVGILQEACTHAGVPAVSLWAAVPHYVSQPPNPKATLALLNRLEDLIDVRIPLGELPEDARAWQVGVDQLAAEDSEVAEYVQTLEEARDTAELPEASGEAIAREFERYLRRRDGGPGSAGPAGGHATADGGDTGSGAWNPKENPGGRTRPPKPSRPEAEAETEDDDSSDE is encoded by the coding sequence GTGATCGAGCTGGAGGGGGTTCCCGAGCTGATCGACCCAGTGATGGTGGCCGCGTTCGAAGGCTGGAACGACGCCGGCGACGCCGCCTCCACCGCGGTCGCGCATCTGGACCGGGAATGGAAGGGCGAGGTGTTCGCGGCGCTGGACGCCGAGGACTACTACGACTTCCAGGTGAACCGTCCCACGGTGTGGCTGGACGGCGGTGTACGGAAGATCACCTGGCCGACGACAAGGTTGTCGGTGGTCAGGATCGGCGGCGACAAGCCCCGCGATCTCGTACTCGTCCGAGGCATCGAGCCGTCGATGCGCTGGCGCTCGTTCTGCAACGAGCTGCTGGGCTTCGCCCACGAACTGGGTGTCGAACTGGTCGTCATCATGGGCGCGCTGCTCGGGGACACCCCGCACACGCGTCCGGTCCCGGTCAGTGGTGTCACGTCCGACCCCGATCTGGCACAGCGCATGGATCTGGAGGAGACCAAGTACGAGGGCCCCACGGGCATCGTCGGCATCCTCCAGGAGGCGTGCACGCACGCGGGTGTCCCGGCGGTCTCGCTGTGGGCCGCGGTGCCGCACTACGTCTCGCAGCCGCCGAACCCGAAGGCGACGCTGGCCCTCCTGAACCGGCTGGAGGACCTGATCGACGTACGCATCCCGCTGGGCGAACTGCCCGAGGACGCGCGCGCCTGGCAGGTGGGCGTGGACCAGCTGGCCGCGGAGGACAGCGAGGTCGCCGAGTACGTGCAGACGCTGGAGGAGGCCCGGGACACGGCGGAGCTGCCGGAGGCGTCGGGCGAGGCGATCGCCCGGGAGTTCGAGCGGTATCTGCGGCGGCGCGACGGGGGGCCCGGCTCCGCCGGTCCGGCCGGGGGGCATGCCACGGCTGACGGGGGTGACACGGGCTCCGGGGCGTGGAACCCCAAGGAGAACCCCGGGGGGCGGACACGGCCGCCGAAGCCGTCGCGGCCGGAGGCCGAAGCCGAGACCGAGGATGACGATTCGTCGGACGAGTAG
- a CDS encoding SMP-30/gluconolactonase/LRE family protein encodes MAPPQPPHSAQSPYSAPPPTTPHLSRRRLLTTSAATAGALLVGSSAASASASSAVPGPASEDTWPDLLPLPDGFRPEGITIGAGPYAYLGSLGDGSIYRADLRTGEGRIVSAGPGTPSVGLKLDDRGRLFVAGRGQGARVVDARTGEIIASYTLTTKTPTFANDVFLTAGAAWFTDSFQPALYALPLGRNGRLPAPDDVVTVTLGGAWTQTPGEVVNANGITRTPDGKALLVVQSGAGGLHRVDPRTGVTTLVDLGDAAPLTNGDGLLLLGRRLYVVQNRQNAIDVFQLSDDGRSGIFEGRLSDAEFDVPTTVAAHRNRLYLPNARFTTTPTPETSYAVVSVKR; translated from the coding sequence GTGGCACCCCCGCAACCCCCGCATTCCGCGCAGTCCCCCTACTCCGCGCCACCCCCCACCACCCCCCACCTCAGTCGGCGAAGACTGCTCACCACGTCCGCCGCCACCGCCGGCGCACTGCTCGTCGGCTCCTCGGCGGCGAGCGCCTCCGCCTCGTCCGCCGTCCCGGGACCCGCCTCCGAGGACACCTGGCCCGACCTCCTCCCGCTGCCCGACGGCTTCCGCCCCGAGGGCATCACCATCGGCGCCGGCCCCTACGCCTACCTGGGCTCCCTGGGCGACGGCTCGATCTACCGGGCCGACCTGCGCACCGGCGAGGGCCGTATCGTCTCCGCGGGCCCCGGTACGCCCTCCGTCGGGCTCAAACTCGACGACCGGGGACGGCTGTTCGTCGCCGGACGCGGTCAGGGCGCCCGTGTCGTGGACGCCCGCACCGGCGAGATCATCGCCTCGTACACGCTGACCACGAAGACACCGACCTTCGCCAACGACGTCTTCCTCACGGCGGGCGCCGCCTGGTTCACCGACTCGTTCCAGCCCGCCCTGTACGCCCTGCCGCTCGGCCGGAACGGCCGGCTGCCGGCTCCGGACGACGTCGTCACGGTCACGCTGGGCGGTGCCTGGACCCAGACCCCCGGCGAGGTCGTCAACGCCAACGGCATCACCCGCACCCCGGACGGCAAGGCCCTCCTGGTCGTCCAGTCCGGCGCGGGCGGACTCCACCGGGTCGACCCGAGGACCGGGGTCACGACCCTCGTCGACCTGGGCGACGCGGCGCCCCTCACCAACGGCGACGGCCTGCTGCTCCTCGGCCGGCGGCTCTACGTCGTCCAGAACCGCCAGAACGCGATCGACGTCTTCCAGCTCTCCGACGACGGACGCAGCGGCATCTTCGAGGGCCGCCTCAGCGACGCCGAATTCGACGTCCCGACGACGGTCGCGGCCCACAGGAACCGCCTCTACCTCCCCAACGCCCGCTTCACGACGACCCCGACCCCGGAGACGAGCTACGCGGTGGTGTCGGTCAAACGCTGA
- the mshC gene encoding cysteine--1-D-myo-inosityl 2-amino-2-deoxy-alpha-D-glucopyranoside ligase has product MHAWPASEVPALPGKGRDLRIHDTATDGLITLDPGLVARIYVCGITPYDATHMGHAATYNAFDLVQRVWLDTKRQVHYVQNVTDVDDPLLERAARDSIDWVALAEKETALFREDMTALRMLPPRHYIGAVEAIPGIVPLVERLLDSGAAYELEGDIYFSVESDPDFGKVSRLDAATMRLLSAERGGDPERAGKKNPLDPMLWMAAREGEPSWDGGSLGRGRPGWHIECVAIALDHLGMGFDVQGGGSDLAFPHHEMGASHAQALTGEFPMAKAYVHAGMVALDGEKMSKSKGNLVFVSRLRRDGVDPAAIRLALLAHHYRADWEWTDQVLRDAVARLGRWRAAVSRPDGPPAEALVEEIREALANDLDAPAALAAVDRWAALQAERGGTDEGAPGVVSRAVDALLGVAL; this is encoded by the coding sequence ATGCATGCCTGGCCCGCTTCTGAGGTCCCCGCCCTGCCCGGCAAGGGCCGCGACCTTCGGATCCACGACACCGCGACCGATGGGCTCATCACCCTTGACCCCGGTCTCGTCGCCCGTATCTACGTCTGCGGAATCACCCCGTACGACGCGACCCACATGGGTCACGCGGCGACCTACAACGCGTTCGACCTCGTCCAGCGCGTGTGGCTCGACACCAAGCGGCAGGTTCACTACGTCCAGAACGTGACGGACGTCGACGACCCCCTGCTGGAGCGGGCCGCGCGCGACTCCATCGACTGGGTGGCCCTCGCCGAGAAGGAGACCGCCCTCTTCCGCGAGGACATGACCGCCCTGCGGATGCTCCCGCCGCGCCACTACATCGGCGCGGTCGAGGCCATCCCCGGCATCGTCCCGCTCGTCGAACGGCTCCTCGACTCCGGTGCCGCCTACGAACTCGAGGGCGACATCTACTTCTCCGTCGAGTCCGACCCGGACTTCGGCAAGGTCTCGCGCCTGGACGCCGCCACCATGCGGCTGCTCTCCGCGGAGCGCGGCGGCGACCCGGAGCGAGCCGGGAAGAAGAACCCGCTCGACCCGATGCTGTGGATGGCCGCGCGCGAGGGCGAGCCCAGCTGGGACGGCGGCTCCCTCGGCCGGGGCCGCCCCGGCTGGCACATCGAGTGCGTCGCCATCGCCCTGGACCACCTCGGCATGGGCTTCGACGTCCAGGGCGGCGGCTCCGACCTCGCCTTCCCGCACCACGAGATGGGCGCCTCGCACGCGCAGGCGCTGACCGGCGAGTTCCCCATGGCCAAGGCGTACGTGCACGCCGGCATGGTCGCGCTGGACGGCGAGAAGATGTCGAAGTCCAAGGGCAACCTGGTCTTCGTCTCCAGGCTGCGCCGCGACGGGGTCGACCCGGCCGCGATACGCCTCGCGCTCCTCGCCCACCACTACCGGGCCGACTGGGAGTGGACCGACCAGGTGCTCCGGGACGCCGTCGCCCGCCTCGGCCGGTGGCGCGCCGCCGTCTCCCGGCCCGACGGACCGCCCGCCGAGGCCCTGGTCGAGGAGATCCGCGAGGCCCTCGCGAACGACCTGGACGCGCCGGCCGCCCTCGCCGCGGTCGACCGCTGGGCCGCGCTCCAGGCGGAGCGGGGCGGTACGGACGAGGGCGCGCCCGGTGTCGTGTCACGCGCGGTGGACGCGCTCCTCGGGGTGGCCCTGTGA
- a CDS encoding SCO1664 family protein, which translates to MSAPERIPARRVTSSAESSATSPSSTGAPAQPSDGSLVTLLAEGELTVRGRVREASNAVLYCTVSYDGRETACVYKPVAGERPLWDFPDGTLAQREVAAYAVSEATGWGLVPPTVLRDGPYGEGMCQLWIEGEAGSELLALVDGEEAGEGWKAVGFAEVGEGRTALLVHADDPRLRRLAVLDAVVNNADRKGGHLLPAAEGRLYGIDHGVTFNAENKLRTLLWGWAGEPLTDEALEVLAGLRDALGEGGALAAKLVALITPAELDATRERVAALLKSGRHPEPSGDWPAIPWPPV; encoded by the coding sequence ATGTCCGCGCCAGAACGGATACCGGCGCGACGCGTGACCTCCTCCGCCGAGTCCTCCGCCACGTCGCCGTCGTCCACCGGGGCACCCGCCCAGCCGTCCGACGGCTCCCTCGTCACGCTGCTCGCCGAGGGCGAGTTGACCGTACGGGGGCGGGTGCGGGAGGCGTCCAACGCGGTGCTCTACTGCACGGTCTCGTACGACGGGCGGGAGACGGCCTGCGTCTACAAGCCCGTCGCCGGGGAGCGGCCCCTGTGGGACTTCCCCGACGGGACGCTCGCGCAGCGGGAGGTCGCCGCGTACGCGGTGTCCGAGGCGACCGGCTGGGGGCTCGTACCGCCCACGGTGCTGCGGGACGGGCCGTACGGGGAGGGCATGTGCCAGCTGTGGATCGAGGGCGAGGCCGGGTCCGAGCTGCTGGCCCTGGTGGACGGCGAGGAGGCCGGGGAGGGCTGGAAGGCGGTCGGGTTCGCCGAGGTCGGTGAGGGGAGGACCGCGCTCCTCGTGCACGCCGACGATCCCCGGCTGCGGCGGCTCGCCGTGCTGGACGCGGTCGTCAACAACGCGGACCGCAAGGGCGGGCATCTGCTGCCGGCCGCAGAGGGGCGCCTCTACGGCATCGACCACGGGGTCACCTTCAACGCCGAGAACAAGCTGCGGACGCTGCTGTGGGGGTGGGCCGGGGAACCGCTCACGGACGAGGCCCTGGAGGTCCTGGCAGGACTGCGGGACGCCCTCGGCGAGGGCGGGGCGCTGGCCGCGAAGCTCGTCGCGTTGATCACACCGGCCGAGCTGGACGCCACCCGGGAGCGGGTCGCCGCGCTGCTGAAGAGCGGCCGTCACCCCGAGCCCAGCGGCGACTGGCCGGCGATCCCCTGGCCCCCGGTCTGA
- a CDS encoding DUF3090 domain-containing protein yields the protein MSRQVFLYDPPDRFVAGTVGLPGRRTFFLQASSGQRVTSVALEKTQVAALAERMDELLDEVVRRSGGSAAVPAVAPTEVSDTAPLEAPVEEEFRVGTMALAWDGDEERMIVEAQALVELDADSEEDLAEAEERMLQDEENGPPMLRVRLTGTQARAFAKRALDVVNAGRPPCPLCSLPLDPEGHVCPRQNGYRRDA from the coding sequence GTGTCCCGTCAGGTGTTCCTCTACGACCCCCCGGACCGCTTCGTGGCCGGTACGGTCGGGCTGCCCGGGCGCCGGACCTTCTTCCTGCAAGCCTCCTCGGGGCAGCGTGTGACCAGCGTCGCCCTGGAGAAGACCCAGGTCGCCGCGCTCGCCGAACGCATGGACGAACTGCTGGACGAGGTCGTGCGGCGCAGCGGCGGCAGCGCCGCGGTGCCGGCCGTCGCCCCCACCGAGGTGTCGGACACGGCGCCGCTGGAGGCCCCTGTCGAGGAGGAGTTCCGGGTCGGCACGATGGCGCTGGCCTGGGACGGCGACGAGGAGCGGATGATCGTCGAGGCCCAGGCCCTGGTGGAGCTGGACGCGGACTCCGAGGAGGACCTGGCCGAGGCGGAGGAGCGGATGCTCCAGGACGAGGAGAACGGCCCGCCGATGCTCCGTGTCCGTCTCACCGGCACCCAGGCCCGCGCCTTCGCCAAGCGGGCCCTCGACGTCGTCAACGCGGGGCGCCCGCCGTGCCCGCTGTGCAGTCTGCCGCTCGATCCGGAGGGACACGTATGTCCGCGCCAGAACGGATACCGGCGCGACGCGTGA
- a CDS encoding histidine phosphatase family protein, whose translation MPTLILVRHGRSTANTEGVLAGWTPGIALDERGSAQAAALPGRLAGLPIAEVVSSPLQRCQETIRPLLDARPDLTAHTDERIGECHYGDWSGRKLAELADEPLMGVVQTHPTAVEFPGGESMRAMQHRAAEAVREWNARVEREHGADAVYLMCSHGDIIKSLVADALGLHLDLFQRISVEPCSITAIRYTRLRPFLVRLGDTGDFSSLAPREEPPSGDATVGGGAGAP comes from the coding sequence ATGCCCACGTTGATCCTTGTCCGGCACGGACGGTCCACCGCCAACACCGAGGGAGTGCTCGCCGGGTGGACGCCCGGGATCGCACTCGACGAGCGAGGCTCCGCGCAGGCCGCGGCGCTGCCCGGCCGGCTCGCCGGGCTGCCGATCGCCGAGGTGGTCAGCAGCCCGCTCCAGCGCTGCCAGGAAACGATTCGCCCGCTCCTCGACGCCCGGCCCGACCTCACCGCGCACACCGACGAACGCATCGGCGAGTGCCACTACGGCGACTGGTCCGGCCGCAAGCTCGCGGAGCTGGCCGACGAGCCGCTGATGGGAGTCGTGCAGACGCATCCGACGGCCGTCGAGTTCCCCGGCGGCGAGTCGATGCGGGCGATGCAGCACCGGGCCGCGGAGGCGGTACGGGAGTGGAACGCGCGCGTGGAGCGTGAACACGGGGCCGACGCCGTGTATCTGATGTGTTCGCACGGCGACATCATCAAGTCGCTCGTGGCGGACGCACTCGGACTTCATCTGGACCTCTTCCAGCGGATCTCTGTGGAACCGTGTTCCATCACCGCGATCCGTTACACACGACTCAGGCCGTTTCTCGTCCGCCTCGGCGACACCGGGGACTTCTCGTCCCTGGCGCCGCGCGAGGAGCCCCCGAGCGGTGACGCGACCGTCGGGGGCGGTGCGGGGGCACCGTGA
- the corA gene encoding magnesium/cobalt transporter CorA, with translation MIVDCAIYRDGRRTEGPADLSDALSQCRAVGEAFVWIGLYEPTEDEFAQVTEEFALHPLAVEDALKAHQRPKLEVYDDSLFVVLKPVEYEPENDVVSAGEVMVFIGDSFVVTVRHGEQAPLAAVRRRLEAEPEMLRHGPTAVLYSIADAVVDHYVDVASELGTDLEELETEVFSPASGGSRHTASGIYAFKRQILEFRRATGPLAQPLARLAGVLGGRVPFVPDAARPFFRDVNDHLTRVNETVEGLDRLVSDILSAHLAQMSVRQNDDVRKISAWAAMAAVPTMVAGVYGMNFDHMPELHWVWAYPALIGTLVVLEFALHRLFKRRGWL, from the coding sequence GTGATCGTCGACTGCGCCATCTATCGTGACGGGCGCCGGACGGAAGGCCCCGCGGACCTCTCCGACGCCCTGTCGCAGTGCCGCGCGGTGGGCGAGGCGTTCGTCTGGATCGGCCTGTACGAGCCGACGGAGGACGAGTTCGCCCAGGTCACCGAGGAGTTCGCGCTGCATCCGCTGGCCGTCGAGGACGCGCTCAAGGCACATCAGCGACCCAAGCTGGAGGTGTACGACGACTCCCTGTTCGTGGTCCTCAAGCCGGTGGAGTACGAGCCGGAGAACGACGTCGTCTCGGCCGGCGAGGTCATGGTCTTCATCGGCGACTCGTTCGTGGTGACCGTGCGCCACGGCGAACAGGCACCGCTCGCGGCCGTGCGCCGCCGGCTGGAGGCGGAGCCCGAGATGCTCCGGCACGGCCCGACCGCGGTGCTGTACTCGATCGCCGACGCCGTGGTGGACCACTACGTGGACGTGGCGAGCGAGCTGGGCACCGACCTGGAGGAGCTGGAGACGGAGGTGTTCTCCCCGGCCTCCGGCGGCTCACGGCACACGGCGTCCGGCATCTACGCCTTCAAACGGCAGATCCTGGAGTTCCGCCGGGCCACGGGCCCCCTCGCGCAGCCGCTGGCCCGGCTCGCGGGTGTGCTCGGCGGCCGGGTGCCGTTCGTCCCCGACGCGGCGCGGCCGTTCTTCCGCGATGTGAACGACCACCTCACGCGCGTGAACGAGACGGTCGAGGGGCTGGACCGGCTGGTCTCCGACATCCTCTCGGCGCATCTGGCGCAGATGAGCGTCCGCCAGAACGACGACGTCCGGAAGATCTCCGCCTGGGCGGCGATGGCCGCGGTCCCCACGATGGTCGCGGGCGTCTACGGCATGAACTTCGACCACATGCCCGAACTGCACTGGGTGTGGGCGTACCCGGCGCTGATCGGCACGCTGGTCGTGCTGGAGTTCGCGCTGCACCGGCTCTTCAAGCGGCGGGGCTGGCTGTAG
- a CDS encoding LLM class F420-dependent oxidoreductase: MKLGINLGYWGAGMDADNLAVAQEADRLGYAVCWAAEAYGSDAATVLSWVAAKTERIDVGSAIFQIPARQPAMTAMTAATLDSLSGGRFRLGLGVSGPQVSEGWYGVKFDKPLARTREYVEIVRKAMTRERLSHDGEHWTLPLPGGPGKPLKLTVHPTREHIPLYIAAIGPKNLEQTGEIADGALLIFPSAAHLEDTAITYLRAGREKAGKTLDGFDVCPTLPLAVGDDKDVTTLADTFRPYTALYVGGMGSRKQNFYNQLARRMGYEKEAAEIQDKYLAGDKTGAAAAVPHELIDQTTLLGSVERIADRMKAYAAAGVTTLTLAPAGFTLDERIASLRAGSEAMERAGLA, from the coding sequence ATGAAGCTCGGGATCAACCTCGGCTACTGGGGCGCCGGAATGGACGCGGACAACCTGGCCGTGGCCCAGGAGGCCGACCGGCTGGGCTACGCGGTGTGCTGGGCGGCGGAGGCGTACGGCTCGGACGCCGCCACCGTGCTCAGCTGGGTCGCGGCCAAGACCGAGCGGATCGACGTGGGTTCGGCGATCTTCCAGATCCCGGCCCGCCAGCCCGCGATGACCGCGATGACGGCCGCGACCCTGGACTCGCTCTCCGGCGGCCGTTTCCGCCTCGGCCTCGGCGTCTCCGGACCGCAGGTCTCCGAGGGCTGGTACGGCGTCAAGTTCGACAAGCCGCTCGCCCGCACCCGCGAGTACGTGGAGATCGTCCGCAAGGCGATGACCCGTGAGCGCCTGTCGCACGACGGCGAGCACTGGACGCTGCCGCTGCCCGGCGGCCCCGGCAAGCCGCTGAAGCTGACCGTGCACCCCACCCGTGAGCACATCCCGCTGTACATCGCCGCGATCGGCCCCAAGAACCTGGAGCAGACCGGCGAGATCGCCGACGGCGCCCTGCTGATCTTCCCCTCGGCCGCGCACCTGGAGGACACGGCGATCACGTACCTGCGGGCGGGCCGGGAGAAGGCCGGCAAGACCCTCGACGGGTTCGACGTCTGCCCGACCCTGCCGCTGGCCGTCGGCGACGACAAGGACGTCACGACGCTCGCCGACACCTTCCGCCCGTACACCGCGCTGTACGTCGGCGGCATGGGCAGCCGCAAGCAGAACTTCTACAACCAGCTCGCCCGGCGCATGGGCTACGAGAAGGAGGCCGCCGAGATCCAGGACAAGTACCTGGCCGGCGACAAGACCGGGGCCGCGGCGGCCGTCCCGCACGAGCTGATCGACCAGACCACGCTGCTCGGGTCCGTCGAGCGCATCGCCGACCGGATGAAGGCCTACGCCGCCGCCGGGGTCACCACCCTCACCCTCGCCCCCGCGGGCTTCACCCTGGACGAGCGGATCGCCTCGCTCCGGGCCGGCTCGGAGGCCATGGAACGGGCCGGACTCGCGTGA